One Lepisosteus oculatus isolate fLepOcu1 chromosome 27, fLepOcu1.hap2, whole genome shotgun sequence genomic window, CCTGATGGTGTCTTAATTATTGACGGAGGGGTCAGATCCACAGCTTCTCTTACTGCAGGGAGCTGCGTGATGAAGGAACGTCCACACCAGAGCCCCCACTgccacagcagtctgatccgctccaggtgttacagggctgtcagtcagactcccagtgcacagcagtctgatccgctccaggtttacagtgttgccagtcagactcccagtgcacagcagtctgatccgctccaggtgtgacagtgctgtcagtcagactctcagtgcacagcagtctgatccgctccaggtgagacagggctgtcagtcagactcccagtgcacagcagtctgatccgctccaggtgttacagggctgtcagtcagactcccagtgcacagcagtctgatccgctccaggtgtgacagtgctgtcagtcagactcccagtgagagcagtctgatccgctcctggtgtgacagtgctgtcagtcagactcccagtgacagcagtctgatccgctccaggtgtgacagggctgtcagtcagactcccagtgcactgcagtctgatccgctccaggtgttacagggctgtcagtcagactcccagtgcactgcagtctgatccgctccaggtgttacagggctgtcagtcagactcccagtgacagcagtctgatccgctccaggtgttacagggctgtcagtcagactcccagtgacagcagtctgatccgctccaggtgtgtcagtgtgtctgtgagaaCGCAGGGTGAGTTTTAAAGGAAGCTGCAGTACATCAGACCGCTGTGCAGCGGGAGTCTGATGACAACCCCTGTGTGTTTACCGCGACACCGCTGTCCCGGGTTCGGCGCTGTGTTGGCGGCGGTACCCGCGAGTTTCCGCCGTCACACTGAACCCCACTGAGCCCCACTGCAGTATCGATCAGTATTACGGAGAGAaggaggagggggggtgggggttatGCAGGTTGCTACGATACATCCGCGCGCGTACACACAGACTGTCAGCGGTCTCGCTCAGTGTGCGGCGTGACTGCGTGGGGTGTCTGTCGGTGGGTCTCGGgtctaatgttgtttttaaaattaaacggAGCACCGCATTTGCggtaccacacacacacacagagctgcgCTCACCTCTTTCGTGCTCACGGTACCCTTGACGTACTTCCCCAGAACCGAACCGGCGCACAGAACGCACGACACCACGGCGAGTCGCAGGACCCCCGCCGGGCGCTTCGGCAGGGCGGACTCCATTATGATCACCCTCCTCTCGCCCGTCCTCGTCTCTCGCTGGAGCTGCGCTGACCGTTTCTCTCCTCCTCGCCGCGGCAGCCGGAGAGCGTCGGGGGCGAGCGAGAGCCGGGGGCGCGAGGGTGATCGGCGCGCGTCCCCGCCGCTCGGCTCGGCTCCCAGCACCGGCTCGGTTTCTCGGGCGcgcccccgcccccctcccGTGAACGGAGGGATGCGCGCCCCCGAACCCCAGATTGCGACAAACAGTACAAGTGACAGAAGGGCGACCAGCGTTTCGAGGTTTCTCGATAAGATCAGGATAATGATAAAGATCTCGTATTCTTACCAGTAACTTGTATTCTTACCAGTAGCTTGCATTCCAGAACTACGGACTCAGCTATTGTCTTCACAGTGATAATGCCTGAAAGTGATACTGCTGTTAGCAATTGTAAACTCATTATTATAGCCACTATCAGCGAGAACGAAATCTTAGTCATGCCGTCTTGTAATATAATTACAGATGATTCCGGGGGAAAAAGTGAATTCagagggagtgtgagaggagtgtctccagtccagtcaggagtgtctcagtgtgtgaattcaggtacagtgtgagaggagaTGGACAACATTTTCCCTAGCAGTGtttccagtccagtcaggagtgtgtcaatgtgtgaattcagggacagtgtgagaggagagggacagcagtgtctccagtccagtcaggggtgtgtcagtgtgtgaattcagggacagtgtgagaggagagggacagcagtgtctccagtccagtcaggagtgtgtcagtgtgtgaattcaggggcagtgtgagaggagagggacagcagtgtctccagtccagtcaggagtgtgtcagtgtgtgaattcagtggcagtgtgagaggagagggacagcagtgtctccagtccagtcaggagtgtctcagtgtgtgaattcaggggcagtgtgagaggagagggacagcagtgtctccaatCCAGTCAGGAGcgtctcagtgtgtgaattcagggacagtgtgagaggagagggacagcagtgtctccagtccagtcaggagtgtgtcagtgtgtgaattcagggacagtgtgagaggagagggacagcagtgttaATAGTACCTAAGTGCCAAATGTGCATGTATATGGATAATAAACAAATCAAAGATGAACTCAGTTTTTAGAATAGatatttttattcctttaaaaatgaaaaaatacagataaaatcAGAAAGCATTccacagcatatactgtatatttgtattcaTATATAGCATTTTAGAATTTTGCATATTAACAAAAATTATGACAACATCATggagtaaaaataaattttccaAGAGTTATTGTTTAAGAATACAGACATTCAAGTCACACAGGGTGCACTTCAGGTAGAAACCGTTTTACAGGAAGTGATGTCATAGAGGTATGCGGCACAACTGTTAATGCAGTCCCCAGGGAAACGTACCAGGACTTTTTAAACAAgtgttatttatattaaaataaagagcaCAATAAAAGAACTAAAGACAGGTTTTTAGAGACCAACCAAAGCTTAACAAGACCTATCCCCTCTCACCCCCACCCACAGAGTGCAGAGTGCAGCCCATCGGACTGGGAGGTCACAGAGAGGACAGCGAGGCAGAAAACCACCTGAGGCCACGAGCACAAAGACATGAAGACAGACAGGATCAACAACAACTAGCAAACATCTGAACACAGCAAGAGAGCGAGacaggcaggagagagagagagagacaggcaggaggaggaggagaggggacatagagagagacaggcaggagagagagacaggcaggagaaggagaggggacagagagagacaagCAGGAGAGATGGGGGAGACAGAGGAgaggcagagacagacagagggaaGGAGACAGAGGAGAGGCAGAGACAGAGGGAAAGAGGGGCACATCCCCATCGAGCTGGCTGGGTCGGTCTCCTCCCGTCTTTTTGTTCCTGAAACAAAACTCCTCCCTCTGAAAGAGCCTTTCCGGAGCCGAAGCTCAGCAGCAGATCCGAGGTGCTGGGAGGAACCCCCCCATGAGCTCCTGTCCCAGAGCCCCCGCCCTGGCCAGACTCTTAATTGGCTTAACGAGGGCCTGATTAAAACTGCTGCCAACCCTCTCCCTGGGCAGGGGGGGGCAGAGGATTTCCTTGTAGGAGCTGAGGACACTCATGACACACAAGGTGATTATCCAATTAAAGGGTCCAATTAAGCAATCAGAGAGCTTGAGTGCCGGGCGGAAGCAGGAGGGGCTGGCAGACACGGCGGGCGACGCCCTCTTGCACCCCAGTACTGGTGAGGTGACACAGGGGTGATCAGCTCGGGCAGTCAGAGCCCCGCAGGTGGGGGTCCCTGGGAGAGACACTCGGTACCAGAGGGATTACAGTGACAAAGTACAGCTGCAGCCTttagacaggagcacagctacTGAGAGAGTTCATTACTGTGTAATTACAGCCTGTAACAATGCACACAGGGTGAAAGGCTATAATAACAGCTACTGACAGAGCTTATAACCATGTAATTACAGCCTGTAACAATGGACAAACAGTTAAAGAATGTACTCACAGCTACTGAGAGAGTTAACTACTATGTAGTTATAGTCTGTAACCATGTACACATGGTTAAGGACCGTAATCACAGATAAGAGAGTTAATTACTGCATAAATACaggctttaaaaatgtacacatgGTTCAAGACTATATTCACAGCTATTGAGAGAGTTAACTACTATGTAATTACAGCCTGTAACAATGTACAGTTAAAGACTGTAATGAGAGCTAATGAGAGAGTTAATTACTGCGTAATAACAGCCTAAAACAATGTGCACACTGTTAAAAATAAGGATTTCAACAATCTAGGGAATGAGAGATTAATCTTGCTGGAGTTAGTAACACTGTAACTCTTATCTGTTATTAGTCCTGTGTAGATACTTCTTTAACACTTTAATTGAAGTAGTAAACAACATCTGGAGTAAATAGCATCATCAATGGCTGCTGTAGTAGTTAATAAACGTCATTACATCTATCCATTATGCAGTTGAAAACAGTGTAATGACACTCATGTGACATAGCTACAGTTAATAACAATGTAATTACAAGCATCAATGATGCAACTGTGGTTAATAACAGCTGTAGCTGTGGCCACTGGTGAGATTACAGTTATCAAGACTGAAGATGTCAACTTTCAGTtaacaatttgtttttcagtaaccttttaaaactgataactgTAATTTCTCCTGTTGGAAAAGCCTGTGTAGTAACATGTAAATACACGTACTGACATCAGAGCGAGTGGTGATACAATGTTCTTACCAAAAGAAAGCAGATTTCAGTGGTTGAGGTGAAcccattaataaaaatgtaacaactTCTATTAAAAACTTTGCTTCTAGTTAGAAAATCGGGGGCAGATCAGGCAACAGGGGATGAGGTTAGACTGCAGACATCCCAGCGGAGAGGCAGTGCAGAAGGcttgaaggtgtgtgtgtgtgtgtgtgtgtgtgtgcgtgcgtgcgtgcgtgcgtgtctatcagtgtgtctgtctgtgtggtcTGTTGTgtaagtgtgtttgtgtgtgcagtCTGCTGTAtcggtgtgtgttttttctgtgtgcatgtgtgcagtctgtgtgctgTTTGGTTCACTGTGCAGCATACTTCTTTTCACACAAACTAATTCCTCTTTCAGACTCAAAGCTGCTGATGCTGTTTAAAGTATTAAAAACCGTCCTGCGCCTCCAGGCAGACAGGGGGCActatcctctctctctcagctcgtCTCTCCACCCCCTGGTCTCCTTCCTCAACCTtcctctctccatctctccaTCTCTGTCTCAGGCTCCAATCTCCCTACAGTCTGAGCTGCTCTGAGCCACTCCGGCTGTAAGCCCCTCCCCTTCCGTGCTGCTGGCTCCACCTCCCTGGGATGAAGCAGGCCCACGATTGGTCCACTCAGGCTTGGTCCCTCCTGTTCTAACCTCTGGGGTGGGGCTCGGCGTATGATTGGTCCTCTCCAGCTTCCGATGCTTGCGAATGGTGGCCTGTTGCAGTGGGGGCGGGATTCGGGGCGGGGCCTCCTGCCTGAAGATCTCTCTGATTCGCTCCACGCAGATGGAGGCAGCCTCCCGGGTCTCCCTGGAGAGCTGCGATAGGCTGAGGAAACCATGAGGGAGGTCCTCCACCACGCACAGGGTCACCGGCTGGTTGACGGCCCGCAGGCGCTTGGCGAACATCACCGAGTCGTCCAGCATCGGGTCCAAGGCGCAGGCCTGGCAGGGAGGGGATACCAGAGATCAGtacctctctcctcctcccccccccctccactctccctcctcccctgtcctcctctccccctccccgCTCTCTCACCACGATGTGCAGAGGGGGCAGGCCTCTCAGCATGCTGTCGGGGGCCAGCAGGGGCGACATGTAGGGGTTCCTGACGATCGGCGAAGTCTGCAACCTCATCTCTGCCAGCTGCTCCGAGCGCAGGGGCGTGAACCCCTCGGGGAAGTCGGGGGCAGCGCTGGGGGGCTCGGAGGAGGGGCCACAGGGTCCAGAGAAAGGGGCGCTTTCTGGAGACGGCACATCTAACACAGGTGGTGACGGGACCCCCTCTGACAGCCCCCCTCCAACACTGGACTCCACTGAGTCATCTTCAGTGAGGAAGAAGCTGACGTCTTCAGGCTGAGACACAGAGAGGTCAATAAACACTGAGCACTGCActacatcaacactgcactgagagagaggggttaatacagacacactgactggacactccagtacatcaacactgcactgagagagaggggttaatacagacacactgactggacactccagtacattaacactgcactgagagagagaggggttaatacagacacactgactggacactccagtacattaacactgcactgagagagagagaggggttaatacagacacactgactggacactccagtacattaacactgcactgagagagagaggggttaatacagacacactgactggacactccagtacattaacactgcactgagagagaggggttaatacagacacactgactggacactccagtacattaacactacagtgCAAGGGGTGTGCAGTACCTTGTGCAGGGAGTCGGGGGGCGCTGTGCTGGTTGCCGGGGAGTTGTGCCGGTGGGTGCCCAAGTCCTGGCAGGTTTTGCTCTTCACTGAGAACGAGGTCGGGGGTACTGGGGGTACCGGGGGATCGGAGTGTGGTGAGCCGAGGCTCGCCTCAGAAACACTCTTCCTCACCGAATCTGAGAGACGGAACAAGACAGGTGTGGGCCTGTCTCCCACTGGAGAGACACCGTGGGCCCACAGACAGGTGTGGGCCTGTCTCCCACTGGAGAGACACCTGGGCCCACAGACAGGTGTGGGCCTATCTCCCACTGGAGAGACACCTGGGCCCACAGACAGGTGTGGGCCTGTCTCCCACTGGAGAGACACCGTGGGCCCACAGACAGGTGTGGGCCTGTCTCCCACTGGAGAGACACCGTGGGCCCACAGACAGGTGTGGGCCTGTCTCCCACTGGAGAGACACCGTGCGCCCACAGACAggtggacagagagacagggcagcATGCAGGTAAGTGACCAGACAGATGGATCAGTGTGGAATTACAGGCATTCAATCCCAGCAAAGCCAGAGAGCTGCACAGACAGATGCACAGGAAATGCCGGGGGGAAATATTTAAGTGTGACACACTAAGGGTATTCTCCTCTCCATTCCTTTCTCTCCTTCAGttcatctccctctctcccctctcctcctctccctctctcctctctctctctgtggagAGGGACAGGACTGTGCTCCTCTCTCTGCGTGGACAGAGAATGCGAAAGGAGATTAACTGGGTTCACAGACAACATCTGACTCGGTTGCCTGGGAAACAGCTGCTAGGACACAggaagggagagggagggaggcgaTTGGAGGATGGTGGCATGCCATGTGACCATGCCTGGACGACATCATGGGACCTACACAGGGGGTGAGGGGGGGGGTAACTGAGCTGACATCagtggaaagaaaaatacaattcttTGTTTATTCctacttttcttttgttcagaGAAACATCAGATTATGTCGCACTCTAACTCTTCAAGACAGATAGCTGGAATTGGAATATAACCACCATTCTTTTAAATCTGCCTTGTAGTTTTTCCGGACTGACAGCTCAATCACCAATCCCCGGCCAAGCCGACAGCAGGTGGGCGGGGCTTTGTGATGGGCGTTGCTAGGTAACTTCAGAGAGAGACTCTCCTACCAGGGGGCAGCTGGAAAGAAGAGGCGGGGCTTGGGAGGCGGAGATAGTGCATCAGAAAGGTCAAGGGTCGCCTGAGGCACGCCCACAGGCGCTGACACACTGCAGAGACAAGAGAGACTAAAAGACAACGGGGAGTCTGGGATACTGGAGGAGCTTCTCCCTCACGCATATTAGTACAGACGCCAAGTTAATACAGACAAATGGCAAAGATACTGGTGCCGAGAACGTGTTCCTGCACACACACTGGGGGAGCGGAGAGGCGCAGTACCGGCGCTCCGGCGGGTGTCCAGGAGGGAGTGGATCCAGTTGCTGGCTCCCTGCCGGAAGTCTCGGAGCAGCAGGGCGGTGTCCCTGCGCACCATGGACAGGGCGCTCAGCTTCTCCAGCTGCCTGTCGGCCTGCGGCTCCGTGCCTGCCGGCGGACGGACAGGGCGGTGAGCGGgcggccgggccgggccgggcggCGGGCGGCGGGCGGCGGCGCGTACCCGCGTAGGCGCTCAGGCACTTGGACAGCACGCTGAGGGGCAGCAGCGGGTCGATGAGGGTCAGCAGGCGCGAGGGCGAGGCGGTGGCGGTCAGCAGCGTGGCCGGGTACGCCGCCATGATGCCGTCCGGCGGCCGCACGCCGAAGGAGGCCGCGCGCATCGACACGGTGAGGCACAGGTTCCCCCCGGCGCTGTCGCCCGCCAGGCACACGCGCTCTCCTGTCCAGCCtggggagggagagagtgagagagtgagagagtgaggctGTGCCAGTgtgtgagagcagtgtgtgtgagagcagtgtgtgagcagtgtgtcagtgtgtgagcagtgtgtgagcagtgtgtcagtgtgtgagcagtgtgtgagcagtgtgtgagcagtgtgtgaGCAGTATATTACCCAGGAGGTGGCAGTTCTTcagagcccagcagtgtgtcagtgtgtgtcagtgtgtgtcagtgtgtgagcagtgtgtgagcagtgtgtgagcagtgtgtgtacagtatattacccaGGAGGTGGCAGTTCTTCAGAGCCCAGCAGtagagtcagtgtgtgtcagtgtgtgtgtacagtatattacccaGGAGGTGGCAGTTCTTcagagcccagcagtgtgtcagtgtgtgtcagtgtgtgtgtacagtatattacccaGGAGGTGGCAGTTCTTCAGAGCCCAGCAGTAGGCGTAGAAACACTCCTCCAGGGCTCGGGGAAACGGGGCTTCAGGGGCGAGTGAGTAATCCACTGACAGAATGGGGACCCCCAGAGCCTGAGTCCAGCTCTTCAGATAGGGCTGAGAGGGAGGACAGAGGCACACATGAGGACCCCTGGGGTTCAGTCTGTCACAGCCTGAaggacacacactgcacacaggtACCCCTGGGGtcactgtcacagcctgagggacaCACACTGGGGATCTGTACACAGGTACCCCTGGGGTtcactgtcacagcctgagggacaCACACTGGGAATCTGTACACAGGTACCCCTGGGGTTCACTGTCACAGCCTGATGGACACACACTGAGGATCAGTACACAGGTACCCCTGGGGTTCACTGTCACAGCCTGTGTGCCCACAcagcctctctccctccctctatATCCCTCCATCCATTCCTCTCTCCATCTCACTGTACCTCATGGGATTTGGAGGTCTGGGCGACGAAGCCGCCACCATGATAGTGGACGATGAGGCAGGGAGAACAGGGAGAGGGCCTGGACTTCaaccccagagagagagacgggcccTCGGAACGACAGAGGGACAGCAGCTCCGCGctg contains:
- the lipeb gene encoding hormone-sensitive lipase isoform X1, whose translation is MATGKEAGSGPQNGVRLSPADPAPAPLSPAATMDSRAVFSALYDVCQENVQFFSAQPGGGASGEAARRFVEAFSQIQGHAHSLEPVMGGFSALCHVFDFDPQTPANGYRSLIKVVRSCLLHIVHKGRYIAANRRSIFFRANHNAAEMEAYCSALCQLRALLYLAQRLLAENRHGNLFFAEESGLSEQFVREYSSMHKGCFYGRCLGFQFTPAIRPFLQTISIGLVSFGENYRRHQSGIVEGGGITQYGVAASSFFTSGKYAIDPELRGAEFERITQNLDVQFWKTFWNITETEVLSSLASMTSTTVRVNRTLSVPPDPFDIPLASDPRLMVTITPPVAHCGPAPVQMRLLSYELREGQDSAELLSLCRSEGPSLSLGLKSRPSPCSPCLIVHYHGGGFVAQTSKSHEPYLKSWTQALGVPILSVDYSLAPEAPFPRALEECFYAYCWALKNCHLLGWTGERVCLAGDSAGGNLCLTVSMRAASFGVRPPDGIMAAYPATLLTATASPSRLLTLIDPLLPLSVLSKCLSAYAGTEPQADRQLEKLSALSMVRRDTALLLRDFRQGASNWIHSLLDTRRSAVSLVSAVCQRLWACLRRPLTFLMHYLRLPSPASSFQLPPDSVRKSVSEASLGSPHSDPPVPPVPPTSFSVKSKTCQDLGTHRHNSPATSTAPPDSLHKPEDVSFFLTEDDSVESSVGGGLSEGVPSPPVLDVPSPESAPFSGPCGPSSEPPSAAPDFPEGFTPLRSEQLAEMRLQTSPIVRNPYMSPLLAPDSMLRGLPPLHIVACALDPMLDDSVMFAKRLRAVNQPVTLCVVEDLPHGFLSLSQLSRETREAASICVERIREIFRQEAPPRIPPPLQQATIRKHRKLERTNHTPSPTPEVRTGGTKPEWTNRGPASSQGGGASSTEGEGLTAGVAQSSSDCREIGA
- the lipeb gene encoding hormone-sensitive lipase isoform X2 — translated: MATGKEAGSGPQNGVRLSPADPAPAPLSPAATMDSRAVFSALYDVCQENVQFFSAQPGGGASGEAARRFVEAFSQIQGHAHSLEPVMGGFSALCHVFDFDPQTPANGYRSLIKVVRSCLLHIVHKGRYIAANRRSIFFRANHNAAEMEAYCSALCQLRALLYLAQRLLAENRHGNLFFAEESGLSEQFVREYSSMHKGCFYGRCLGFQFTPAIRPFLQTISIGLVSFGENYRRHQSGIVEGGGITQYGVAASSFFTSGKYAIDPELRGAEFERITQNLDVQFWKTFWNITETEVLSSLASMTSTTVRVNRTLSVPPDPFDIPLASDPRLMVTITPPVAHCGPAPVQMRLLSYELREGQDSAELLSLCRSEGPSLSLGLKSRPSPCSPCLIVHYHGGGFVAQTSKSHEPYLKSWTQALGVPILSVDYSLAPEAPFPRALEECFYAYCWALKNCHLLGWTGERVCLAGDSAGGNLCLTVSMRAASFGVRPPDGIMAAYPATLLTATASPSRLLTLIDPLLPLSVLSKCLSAYAGTEPQADRQLEKLSALSMVRRDTALLLRDFRQGASNWIHSLLDTRRSADSVRKSVSEASLGSPHSDPPVPPVPPTSFSVKSKTCQDLGTHRHNSPATSTAPPDSLHKPEDVSFFLTEDDSVESSVGGGLSEGVPSPPVLDVPSPESAPFSGPCGPSSEPPSAAPDFPEGFTPLRSEQLAEMRLQTSPIVRNPYMSPLLAPDSMLRGLPPLHIVACALDPMLDDSVMFAKRLRAVNQPVTLCVVEDLPHGFLSLSQLSRETREAASICVERIREIFRQEAPPRIPPPLQQATIRKHRKLERTNHTPSPTPEVRTGGTKPEWTNRGPASSQGGGASSTEGEGLTAGVAQSSSDCREIGA
- the lipeb gene encoding hormone-sensitive lipase isoform X3, whose amino-acid sequence is MATGKEAGSGPQNGVRLSPADPAPAPLSPAATMDSRAVFSALYDVCQENVQFFSAQPGGGASGEAARRFVEAFSQIQGHAHSLEPVMGGFSALCHVFDFDPQTPANGYRSLIKVVRSCLLHIVHKGRYIAANRRSIFFRANHNAAEMEAYCSALCQLRALLYLAQRLLAENRHGNLFFAEESGLSEQFVREYSSMHKGCFYGRCLGFQFTPAIRPFLQTISIGLVSFGENYRRHQSGIGVAASSFFTSGKYAIDPELRGAEFERITQNLDVQFWKTFWNITETEVLSSLASMTSTTVRVNRTLSVPPDPFDIPLASDPRLMVTITPPVAHCGPAPVQMRLLSYELREGQDSAELLSLCRSEGPSLSLGLKSRPSPCSPCLIVHYHGGGFVAQTSKSHEPYLKSWTQALGVPILSVDYSLAPEAPFPRALEECFYAYCWALKNCHLLGWTGERVCLAGDSAGGNLCLTVSMRAASFGVRPPDGIMAAYPATLLTATASPSRLLTLIDPLLPLSVLSKCLSAYAGTEPQADRQLEKLSALSMVRRDTALLLRDFRQGASNWIHSLLDTRRSADSVRKSVSEASLGSPHSDPPVPPVPPTSFSVKSKTCQDLGTHRHNSPATSTAPPDSLHKPEDVSFFLTEDDSVESSVGGGLSEGVPSPPVLDVPSPESAPFSGPCGPSSEPPSAAPDFPEGFTPLRSEQLAEMRLQTSPIVRNPYMSPLLAPDSMLRGLPPLHIVACALDPMLDDSVMFAKRLRAVNQPVTLCVVEDLPHGFLSLSQLSRETREAASICVERIREIFRQEAPPRIPPPLQQATIRKHRKLERTNHTPSPTPEVRTGGTKPEWTNRGPASSQGGGASSTEGEGLTAGVAQSSSDCREIGA